The Halarchaeum grantii genome contains a region encoding:
- a CDS encoding ABC transporter ATP-binding protein, translating into MGNVTLEHVTKEYGDVVAVDDMNLDIRDGEFVTLVGPSGCGKSTTLETIAGLTKPTSGTIDIAGTDVTMLPPKDRGISMVFQNIALFPHMDVYDNISFGLRLRDYPKDEIDRRVERAAEIVQLEGMMDRMPDEMSGGQRQRVAIARAIVREPEAFLMDEPLANLDAKLRVHMRTELQRLHKELDTTIIYVTHDQAEAMTMSDRIAIIDGGELQQIDPPLVCYNEPANEFVAGFIGSPSMNFLDAEVTADGLVSEHFTLAVDPEGAGVSVGDRVRAGIRPEDVYPAEEAADLDRPSTEIEVTTDVLEPMGDEIFVYLLLGGTEERPSMDAESSANQLLMSVDPDSDISEDDELTVVLDRSKLHLFDVETGEAITHGLGGR; encoded by the coding sequence ATGGGTAACGTAACACTCGAACACGTCACGAAGGAGTACGGCGACGTCGTCGCGGTCGACGACATGAACTTGGACATTCGGGACGGCGAGTTCGTCACGCTCGTCGGTCCCTCGGGGTGCGGGAAATCCACCACGCTCGAGACCATCGCGGGCCTGACCAAGCCCACCTCCGGCACCATCGACATCGCGGGCACGGACGTCACGATGCTCCCGCCGAAGGACCGGGGTATCTCGATGGTCTTCCAGAACATCGCGCTCTTCCCGCACATGGACGTCTACGACAACATCTCGTTCGGTCTCCGCCTCCGGGACTACCCGAAGGACGAGATCGACCGGCGCGTCGAGCGCGCCGCCGAAATCGTCCAGCTCGAAGGGATGATGGACCGGATGCCGGACGAGATGAGCGGCGGCCAGCGCCAGCGCGTCGCCATCGCGCGCGCCATCGTCCGCGAGCCCGAGGCGTTCCTGATGGACGAGCCGCTCGCGAACCTCGACGCGAAGCTCCGCGTCCACATGCGGACGGAGCTCCAGCGCCTCCACAAGGAGCTCGACACCACCATCATCTACGTCACGCACGATCAGGCGGAGGCGATGACGATGAGCGACCGCATCGCCATCATCGACGGCGGCGAGCTCCAGCAGATCGACCCGCCGCTCGTCTGCTACAACGAGCCCGCGAACGAGTTCGTCGCGGGCTTCATCGGCAGCCCGTCGATGAACTTCCTCGACGCCGAGGTCACGGCGGACGGCCTCGTCTCCGAGCACTTCACGCTCGCGGTCGACCCCGAGGGCGCCGGCGTCTCCGTCGGCGACCGCGTCCGCGCCGGCATCCGCCCCGAGGACGTCTATCCCGCCGAGGAGGCGGCCGACCTCGACCGACCGAGCACGGAGATCGAGGTGACGACGGACGTCCTCGAACCGATGGGTGACGAGATCTTCGTCTACCTCCTGCTCGGCGGCACCGAGGAACGCCCGAGCATGGACGCGGAGTCGAGCGCGAACCAGCTCCTGATGTCCGTCGACCCGGACAGCGACATCAGCGAGGACGACGAGCTCACCGTCGTGCTCGACCGCTCGAAACTCCACCTCTTCGACGTCGAGACCGGCGAGGCCATCACACACGGACTCGGGGGGCGATAG
- a CDS encoding O-methyltransferase — protein sequence MADVLTDDVAALLAAANPEPESLLEEMAAHARERGFPFVGPAVGQLLRTLAATNGAERVFEFGSGFGYSAAWWAAALPEDGEIVLTDFDESNLVDARGFLEDSYPPTFRYEVGDAFDSYGRHEGPWDAVLIDHDKDRYPEALELIRDDLSPGAVVVADNVMEGPVTPEEVRAALTGEAEAPSEAAVGVAAYLEAVRDDPDFETALVPLGEGIAISTYRPE from the coding sequence ATGGCGGACGTACTCACGGACGACGTCGCGGCGCTCCTCGCCGCCGCGAACCCCGAGCCCGAGTCGCTCCTCGAAGAGATGGCCGCACACGCCCGCGAGCGCGGGTTCCCGTTCGTCGGGCCGGCGGTCGGCCAGCTCCTCCGCACGCTCGCGGCGACGAACGGCGCGGAGCGCGTCTTCGAGTTCGGCTCCGGCTTCGGCTACTCGGCGGCGTGGTGGGCGGCCGCCCTCCCCGAGGACGGCGAGATAGTGCTCACGGACTTCGACGAGTCGAACCTCGTGGACGCCCGCGGATTTCTCGAGGATAGCTATCCGCCGACGTTCCGCTACGAGGTCGGCGACGCCTTCGACAGCTACGGGCGCCACGAGGGACCGTGGGACGCCGTGCTCATCGACCACGACAAGGACCGCTATCCGGAGGCTCTTGAACTGATTCGCGACGACCTGAGCCCGGGCGCCGTCGTCGTCGCGGACAACGTGATGGAGGGCCCGGTGACGCCCGAGGAGGTGCGCGCCGCGCTCACCGGCGAGGCCGAGGCCCCCTCGGAGGCCGCCGTCGGCGTCGCGGCCTACCTCGAGGCGGTGCGCGACGATCCCGACTTCGAGACGGCGCTCGTCCCGCTGGGCGAGGGCATCGCGATCAGCACGTATCGGCCGGAGTAA
- a CDS encoding extracellular solute-binding protein has product MASNTPGRDDFSRRTFVKTVGATGIAAGLAGCGGNGGEGSTTTGTTTSSGGSGGTTTIQFAADSRAADNEDAINEALHNAGLSQDIEVSILAGSQVTDNRQQQYTQWLSANRSQPTLLMMDSGWTIPFIVRGQLQKLDDVLPSDLLSHVKDDYYQASVATAQAPQTDALYGVPLFPDFPTMQYRKDLVEDAGYNPESENWATESMKWDEFSHVVSDTMDSPDVDMGYNFQASVYEGLSCCDFNEWLTSWGGAYFGDHDNLFGPIGDRPITVEEEPVVNSLKMVRSFLDDDFDPGLEGDYAGKISPDSCLQWVEDDSLAPFQNGNAVALRNWPYSINICGADDVFGEDLGVMPIPYAKEPSETKYDGTGGPVSALGGWHVTMNPNAPEANKDAAVEIIQAMATESFALDMFGIIGWIPPVPEHLTTDRAKSVDVIGRYTEQLKVAGENAVPRPVTAVWPQESTKVSQEANAALSGEKSAENAMSSLKQSLEAIESSV; this is encoded by the coding sequence ATGGCATCGAACACGCCAGGCAGGGACGACTTCTCGCGTCGAACCTTCGTCAAGACCGTCGGAGCGACCGGCATCGCGGCCGGTCTCGCCGGCTGTGGTGGGAACGGCGGCGAGGGCAGCACGACGACCGGGACCACGACGTCGAGCGGCGGAAGCGGTGGCACGACGACGATCCAGTTCGCGGCCGACTCCCGCGCGGCCGACAACGAGGACGCCATCAACGAGGCGCTCCACAACGCCGGCCTCTCACAGGACATCGAGGTGTCCATCCTCGCCGGCTCGCAGGTCACCGACAACCGCCAACAGCAGTACACTCAGTGGCTCTCCGCGAACCGCTCACAGCCCACGCTGCTGATGATGGACTCCGGGTGGACGATTCCGTTCATCGTTCGCGGACAGCTCCAGAAGCTCGACGACGTCCTCCCCTCCGACCTCCTCAGCCACGTCAAGGACGACTACTACCAAGCGAGCGTCGCGACCGCGCAGGCGCCCCAGACCGACGCGCTCTACGGCGTCCCGCTCTTCCCGGACTTCCCGACGATGCAGTACCGCAAGGACCTCGTCGAGGACGCCGGCTACAACCCCGAGAGCGAGAACTGGGCCACGGAATCGATGAAGTGGGACGAGTTCTCCCACGTCGTCTCGGACACGATGGACAGTCCGGACGTCGACATGGGGTACAACTTCCAGGCCTCCGTCTACGAGGGCCTCTCCTGCTGTGACTTCAACGAGTGGCTCACCTCGTGGGGCGGCGCCTACTTCGGCGACCACGACAACCTCTTCGGCCCCATCGGCGACCGACCCATCACCGTCGAGGAGGAGCCGGTCGTCAACTCCCTCAAGATGGTGCGCTCGTTCCTCGACGACGACTTCGACCCCGGTCTCGAGGGCGACTACGCGGGCAAGATCTCGCCCGATTCCTGTCTCCAGTGGGTCGAGGACGACTCGCTCGCGCCGTTCCAGAACGGCAACGCCGTCGCGCTTCGCAACTGGCCGTACTCCATCAACATCTGTGGCGCCGACGACGTCTTCGGCGAGGACCTCGGCGTCATGCCGATCCCCTACGCGAAGGAGCCCTCGGAGACGAAGTACGACGGCACCGGTGGCCCGGTCTCCGCGCTCGGCGGCTGGCACGTCACCATGAACCCGAACGCCCCGGAGGCGAACAAGGACGCCGCCGTCGAGATCATTCAGGCGATGGCGACGGAGAGCTTCGCGCTCGACATGTTCGGCATCATCGGCTGGATCCCGCCGGTGCCCGAGCACCTCACTACGGACCGCGCGAAGAGCGTCGACGTCATCGGCCGCTACACGGAGCAGCTGAAGGTCGCCGGCGAGAACGCCGTTCCGCGCCCCGTCACCGCCGTCTGGCCGCAGGAGTCCACGAAGGTCTCCCAGGAGGCCAACGCCGCACTCAGCGGAGAAAAGAGCGCCGAAAACGCGATGTCCTCGCTGAAGCAGTCCCTCGAGGCCATCGAGAGCAGCGTCTAA
- a CDS encoding Gfo/Idh/MocA family protein, with protein sequence MSTTDTENRVRVGIVGLGGIGNHHAQRLTDLGEHLVGGVDVVEDARNAFSGRWDVPTYESYDDLYEAGIDAVIVTTPNKFHEQYAVQALESGVDVLLEKPLANTLESAERIAAAAREAEGFCMVGFNNRFHPGVEVFKAEQAAGRFGDVMHVEANWVRRRGVPGRGGWFTTKEISGGGALIDIGVHIIDLALHFAGFPEVVEVSGETRAEFGGREDYTYLEMWGEDQAEISFDVDDSVTAYLRTESGASIALEVAWAANRPPKNEFSIQGTKAGASFDRESGELTVHETSDEGAPHHEDTVVETRDVDIHEAEQECFFDAVRAGEAPERNTVEQGLQVQRVIDAIYRSSESGAAVRLD encoded by the coding sequence ATGAGCACGACAGACACGGAGAACCGAGTCCGCGTCGGCATCGTCGGACTCGGCGGCATCGGCAACCACCACGCGCAGCGACTCACCGACCTCGGCGAGCACCTCGTCGGCGGCGTCGACGTCGTCGAGGACGCCCGGAACGCGTTCAGCGGGCGCTGGGACGTCCCGACCTACGAGAGCTACGACGACCTCTACGAGGCCGGCATCGACGCCGTCATCGTCACGACCCCGAACAAGTTCCACGAGCAGTACGCCGTTCAGGCCCTCGAATCGGGCGTCGACGTCCTCCTCGAGAAACCGCTCGCGAACACCCTCGAATCCGCGGAGCGCATCGCAGCGGCCGCCCGCGAGGCCGAGGGCTTCTGCATGGTCGGCTTCAACAACCGCTTCCACCCCGGCGTCGAGGTGTTCAAGGCCGAGCAGGCGGCGGGCCGCTTCGGCGACGTGATGCACGTCGAGGCGAACTGGGTACGGCGACGCGGCGTCCCCGGACGCGGCGGCTGGTTCACCACGAAGGAGATCTCGGGCGGCGGCGCGCTCATCGACATCGGCGTCCACATCATCGACCTCGCGCTGCACTTCGCGGGCTTCCCGGAGGTCGTCGAGGTCTCCGGTGAGACGCGCGCGGAGTTCGGCGGCCGCGAGGACTACACCTACCTCGAGATGTGGGGCGAGGATCAGGCCGAGATCTCCTTCGACGTCGACGACTCCGTGACCGCCTACCTCCGCACCGAGAGCGGCGCGAGTATCGCCCTCGAGGTCGCGTGGGCGGCGAACCGCCCGCCGAAGAACGAGTTCTCGATACAGGGCACGAAGGCGGGCGCGTCCTTCGACCGCGAGAGCGGCGAGCTCACCGTCCACGAGACGAGCGACGAGGGCGCACCGCACCACGAGGACACCGTCGTGGAGACTCGGGACGTCGACATCCACGAGGCCGAACAGGAGTGCTTCTTCGACGCGGTGCGTGCGGGCGAGGCGCCCGAGCGCAACACCGTCGAGCAGGGCTTGCAGGTCCAGCGCGTCATCGACGCCATCTACCGCTCCAGCGAATCCGGCGCGGCCGTCCGCCTCGACTAG
- a CDS encoding mechanosensitive ion channel family protein: MNRGYVALAFAVGFALLGGVVLQAGGWLATTMFYGYAVGEIAGKALATVAVVAGFYGAYALARGFLVHRTTDKVARHKAVSILQLLFITLGTLAVLGVATDRWVPALVSLGVVGFAITFALQQPLLSLFGWVYIMVKEPYQVGDRVAIEGSKGDIIDVDFLVTTLWEVNGELVSSNQPSGRHVTVPNSVVLSTQITNFSHDDFPYVWNEVEVQVAYETDLEFASAQMRAAAEGFLGDEMERAVSRYRDLLAETPVELEVNERPSVNVQPENTFVTLRLRYLVSPKRGQRTKNELYQRIIARFNDHPDRVAFPVGRNR; this comes from the coding sequence GTGAACCGTGGGTACGTCGCGCTCGCGTTCGCCGTCGGCTTCGCGCTCCTCGGCGGCGTCGTCCTCCAGGCCGGCGGTTGGCTCGCGACGACGATGTTCTACGGCTACGCGGTGGGTGAAATCGCCGGGAAGGCGCTCGCCACGGTCGCCGTCGTCGCCGGCTTCTACGGCGCGTACGCGCTCGCACGTGGCTTCCTCGTCCATCGGACCACGGACAAGGTCGCTCGACACAAGGCCGTCTCCATCCTGCAGTTGCTCTTCATCACGCTCGGGACGCTCGCCGTCCTCGGCGTCGCCACCGACCGCTGGGTGCCCGCGCTCGTCTCCCTCGGCGTCGTCGGTTTCGCCATCACGTTCGCGCTCCAGCAGCCGCTGCTCTCGCTGTTCGGCTGGGTCTACATCATGGTGAAGGAGCCCTATCAGGTGGGCGACCGGGTCGCCATCGAGGGCTCGAAGGGCGACATCATCGACGTCGACTTCCTCGTGACGACGCTCTGGGAGGTGAACGGCGAGCTCGTCTCCTCGAACCAGCCCTCGGGCCGGCACGTCACCGTCCCGAACAGCGTCGTGCTCTCGACGCAGATCACGAACTTCTCGCACGACGACTTCCCGTACGTCTGGAACGAGGTCGAGGTGCAGGTCGCTTACGAGACGGACTTGGAGTTCGCGAGCGCGCAGATGCGCGCGGCCGCCGAGGGGTTCCTCGGCGACGAGATGGAGCGCGCCGTCTCGCGCTACCGCGACCTGCTCGCGGAGACGCCGGTCGAGCTCGAGGTGAACGAGCGCCCGAGCGTGAACGTCCAGCCGGAGAACACGTTCGTGACGCTCCGCCTTCGGTACCTCGTCTCGCCCAAGCGCGGCCAGCGGACGAAGAACGAGCTCTACCAGCGCATCATCGCGCGCTTCAACGACCACCCCGACCGCGTCGCGTTCCCCGTCGGCCGCAACCGCTAA
- a CDS encoding carbohydrate ABC transporter permease yields the protein MSASADTPLDTEEEEEEGPRRNVLQRWTRRAIENPGNVYRAMFYVAAAFFMVTTLFPFYWLLVLALTPNRFIYHVGLLPNGFNPAAFIEVFQVLPFHIYVANSLILAIGTTVIVLLIASLAGYVFGRLEFPGRAPLMLGVLAISYFPPAAFLLPLFSLFNGNIVLFGVSSPELYNTPWAMMLPFTALFMPLSIFILATFYGQIPDGLEDAARIEGTTRIGALFRVIMPLSAPGVATAGVLTFISVYNEFFFSFLMTDGLIPATLAGIASSQNHWAPLVQGIIQYQGQYQKFYNLMAAASIVGVLPVAILVVVAQEKIVSGLTQGALKE from the coding sequence ATGTCCGCGAGCGCCGACACGCCGCTGGACACCGAGGAGGAAGAGGAGGAGGGACCGCGCCGGAACGTCCTCCAGCGCTGGACGCGGCGAGCCATCGAGAACCCCGGGAACGTCTACCGGGCCATGTTCTACGTCGCGGCGGCGTTCTTCATGGTGACGACGCTCTTCCCGTTCTACTGGCTGCTCGTCCTCGCGCTGACGCCGAACCGCTTCATCTACCACGTCGGCCTGCTGCCGAACGGCTTCAACCCGGCGGCCTTCATCGAGGTCTTCCAGGTGTTGCCGTTCCACATCTACGTCGCCAACAGCCTCATCCTCGCAATCGGGACGACGGTCATCGTCCTCCTGATCGCGAGCCTCGCGGGCTACGTCTTCGGCCGCCTCGAGTTCCCGGGGCGCGCGCCGCTCATGCTGGGCGTGCTCGCCATCTCGTACTTCCCGCCGGCGGCGTTCCTCCTGCCGCTGTTCAGCCTGTTCAACGGCAACATCGTGCTGTTCGGCGTCAGCTCACCGGAGCTCTACAACACGCCATGGGCGATGATGCTGCCGTTCACGGCGCTGTTCATGCCGCTGAGCATCTTCATCCTCGCGACGTTCTACGGGCAGATCCCGGACGGACTGGAGGACGCGGCCCGCATCGAGGGGACGACGCGCATCGGCGCGCTCTTCCGCGTCATCATGCCGCTGTCCGCCCCCGGCGTCGCGACGGCCGGCGTCCTCACGTTCATCAGCGTCTACAACGAGTTCTTCTTCTCGTTCCTGATGACCGACGGCCTCATTCCGGCCACGCTCGCCGGCATCGCGAGCTCGCAGAACCACTGGGCGCCCCTCGTGCAGGGGATCATCCAGTACCAGGGACAGTATCAGAAGTTCTACAACCTCATGGCTGCGGCGAGCATCGTCGGCGTCCTTCCGGTCGCCATCCTCGTCGTCGTCGCACAGGAGAAAATCGTCAGCGGCCTCACGCAGGGCGCACTCAAGGAGTAA
- a CDS encoding carbohydrate ABC transporter permease — MSTETDAPSDGVRQGSAGPLTLAARRVENLGEAGFAYLLLVPAIAILLIIAVWPLFETLKMSLHADALLTNNQVGEFVGLQNYRRLLTGELDPLLVRPFFDLSQPFQSALTVTLLFTVVSVFFETIIGLGQALVLDQDFRGRRWVRVAVILPWAVPIVIQGMIFYLLFQPQIGFLTAPLQSIGLFSSTPLSNSVDSFIIVTVADVWKTSAFMALIILAGLQSIDRQLYDVAKVAGASKWQQFKLITFPLVLPSIIVAMLFRTIAAMRVYGIIETVSSCSTVPSLSCMVVSSFSQHRYGSAATLAFVTAFIIALFVSVYIIKFADSGDL, encoded by the coding sequence ATGTCGACAGAAACTGATGCACCGTCAGACGGCGTTCGGCAGGGGTCGGCGGGACCGCTGACGCTCGCGGCGAGACGGGTAGAGAACCTCGGTGAAGCCGGGTTCGCCTATCTCCTGCTCGTGCCAGCGATAGCCATCCTGCTCATCATCGCCGTCTGGCCGCTCTTCGAGACGCTCAAGATGTCGCTCCACGCCGACGCGCTCCTCACCAACAATCAGGTCGGGGAGTTCGTCGGCCTCCAGAACTACCGCCGGTTGCTCACCGGCGAGCTCGACCCGCTGCTCGTCAGGCCGTTCTTCGACCTCTCGCAGCCGTTCCAGAGCGCGCTCACCGTTACGCTCCTGTTCACCGTCGTCTCCGTCTTCTTCGAGACGATAATCGGACTCGGACAGGCGCTCGTCCTCGACCAGGACTTCCGGGGGCGCCGCTGGGTGCGGGTCGCGGTCATCCTCCCGTGGGCGGTCCCCATCGTCATTCAGGGGATGATCTTCTACCTGCTCTTCCAGCCCCAGATCGGGTTCCTGACGGCGCCGCTGCAGTCGATCGGCCTGTTCAGTTCGACGCCGCTCTCGAACAGCGTCGACTCGTTCATCATCGTCACCGTGGCCGACGTCTGGAAAACGAGCGCGTTCATGGCGCTCATCATCCTCGCCGGCCTCCAGAGCATCGACAGACAGCTCTACGACGTCGCGAAGGTCGCGGGCGCCTCGAAGTGGCAGCAGTTCAAGCTGATCACGTTCCCGCTCGTCCTGCCGTCGATCATCGTCGCGATGCTCTTTCGCACCATCGCGGCGATGCGGGTGTACGGGATCATCGAGACGGTCTCCTCGTGTAGCACCGTCCCGTCGCTGTCCTGTATGGTCGTCTCGTCGTTCAGCCAACACCGCTACGGGAGCGCCGCCACCCTCGCGTTCGTGACGGCGTTCATCATCGCACTGTTCGTATCCGTGTACATCATCAAATTCGCAGACTCGGGTGATCTCTGA
- a CDS encoding PGF-CTERM sorting domain-containing protein, translating to MTRAFSRSVLAALLALTVVAGTAGLGAAAGTATLGADPATPGDTATHTVTQTVGSDVASASWTGYAVTYTDGGTDVSNVTTADVEAIGIDRGNDASGATVDVNVSDDLDGVTASNNGGTLTLNLGGSYSLNESDQVVVVYDNATNPSEAGDYNVSVDINPQSSGGESTATLSIAASSETTTTSTTTETTTTETTTTTTASTTEDTTTAETTSTTTAAGTSTTSGGSPGFGAGLAIVALAGAALVAARMR from the coding sequence ATGACTAGAGCGTTCTCGCGCAGCGTCCTCGCTGCACTCCTCGCACTGACAGTCGTCGCCGGCACCGCCGGTCTCGGCGCCGCCGCCGGCACCGCGACGCTCGGCGCGGACCCCGCAACGCCCGGCGACACCGCGACGCACACCGTGACGCAGACGGTCGGTAGCGACGTCGCGAGCGCGTCGTGGACCGGCTACGCGGTGACCTACACCGACGGCGGCACCGACGTGAGCAACGTCACGACCGCCGACGTCGAGGCCATCGGCATCGACCGCGGGAACGACGCCAGCGGCGCGACGGTCGACGTGAACGTCTCCGACGACCTCGACGGCGTCACCGCCAGCAACAACGGCGGGACGCTCACGCTCAACCTCGGCGGCTCCTACAGCCTCAACGAGAGCGATCAGGTCGTCGTCGTCTACGACAACGCGACGAACCCGAGCGAGGCGGGCGACTACAACGTCTCCGTCGACATCAACCCGCAGTCCAGCGGCGGGGAGTCCACCGCGACGCTGAGCATCGCGGCGTCCTCCGAGACGACCACGACGTCTACCACGACCGAGACGACGACCACGGAGACCACCACGACGACCACGGCCTCCACCACCGAGGACACCACGACGGCCGAGACGACGTCGACGACGACGGCGGCCGGGACGTCCACGACGTCCGGCGGGTCGCCCGGCTTCGGTGCCGGTCTCGCCATCGTCGCGCTCGCCGGTGCGGCGCTCGTCGCCGCCCGCATGCGCTAA
- a CDS encoding M24 family metallopeptidase → MRRRERLDAYLDRTDNEAVWFARPNGFAWLTGGDNVVDHAGDVGVAAAGYDGERLRVVTDDIEAERLAAEELPEEAVVESFPWFADGLADALAERSPTPAAADFDVPGFASVDATELRQPLTDADVEAYRELGADAAEAVEAVCRTVDARTTESEAAAALTSELAERDARAPVVLVGSEERAPKYRHYTPQDVELDGYALLSVTAERDGLWASLTRAVRFDAPTWYDERQTAAARVASTALAATRQVGRDGGTAGDVFAHVQDAYAAAGYDGEWRRHHQGGAAGFAGREWIATPDLERSVHLPMAYAWNPTVQGTKTEDTWLVTEDGFECLTAGDVAREPATAFDFDVELAHPVAFER, encoded by the coding sequence ATGCGACGACGCGAGCGACTCGACGCCTACCTGGACCGCACCGACAACGAGGCCGTCTGGTTCGCCCGGCCGAACGGGTTCGCGTGGCTGACCGGCGGCGACAACGTCGTGGACCACGCGGGGGACGTCGGCGTCGCGGCGGCGGGCTACGATGGCGAGCGACTGCGCGTCGTCACGGACGACATCGAAGCCGAGCGCCTCGCGGCCGAGGAACTGCCCGAGGAGGCCGTCGTCGAGTCGTTCCCGTGGTTCGCGGACGGCCTCGCGGACGCGCTCGCCGAGCGGAGTCCGACGCCGGCGGCCGCCGACTTCGACGTCCCGGGCTTCGCGTCCGTCGACGCGACGGAGCTGCGCCAGCCGCTCACGGACGCGGACGTCGAGGCGTATCGCGAACTCGGGGCGGACGCCGCCGAGGCCGTCGAGGCGGTCTGCCGTACCGTCGACGCGCGAACGACCGAGTCGGAGGCGGCGGCGGCGCTCACGAGCGAACTCGCGGAGCGCGACGCCCGCGCGCCCGTCGTCCTCGTCGGGAGCGAGGAGCGCGCCCCGAAGTACCGCCACTACACGCCCCAAGACGTCGAGCTCGACGGGTACGCGTTGCTCTCTGTGACGGCGGAGCGCGACGGCCTCTGGGCGAGCCTGACGCGCGCGGTGCGCTTCGACGCGCCAACGTGGTACGACGAGCGGCAGACGGCGGCGGCGCGCGTCGCCTCCACGGCGCTCGCGGCGACCCGGCAGGTCGGACGCGACGGCGGGACGGCGGGCGACGTCTTCGCGCACGTGCAGGACGCCTACGCGGCGGCGGGCTACGACGGCGAGTGGCGCCGACACCACCAGGGCGGCGCCGCCGGGTTCGCGGGCCGCGAGTGGATCGCGACGCCCGACCTCGAGCGGTCCGTCCACCTCCCGATGGCGTACGCGTGGAACCCGACCGTGCAGGGGACGAAGACGGAGGACACGTGGCTCGTCACCGAGGACGGCTTCGAGTGCCTGACTGCGGGCGACGTCGCGCGCGAGCCGGCGACGGCGTTCGACTTCGACGTCGAGCTCGCACACCCGGTGGCGTTCGAGCGCTGA
- a CDS encoding DUF7543 family protein: MEWHEQSAESGERWEREDGYAVVWVRETAAGDWAVTYDRLRQAPGGSAYRHRTVATEADARSLAAEWRGAESAVES; this comes from the coding sequence ATGGAGTGGCACGAGCAGTCCGCCGAGAGCGGCGAGCGCTGGGAGCGCGAGGACGGATACGCCGTGGTGTGGGTGCGCGAGACGGCGGCCGGCGACTGGGCGGTGACGTACGACCGTCTCCGACAGGCGCCCGGAGGGTCGGCCTATCGACACCGGACGGTCGCGACGGAGGCGGACGCCCGCTCGCTCGCCGCCGAGTGGCGCGGCGCCGAGTCCGCGGTCGAGTCCTGA